A segment of the Leptidea sinapis chromosome 21, ilLepSina1.1, whole genome shotgun sequence genome:
TTATCCTTCCTAATCCGAATCCtggtataaatattgttgcaGCAAAGGTAATGAACATCTCCTTGGTATCAATATATGTGCCTCATCCTCAGTCAACTATGATTGCAGATATTCTCCTTTTGCTATCTTCTATTCCCCCTCCTATTATTATAATGAGAGACTTTAATGCTCATCATCCTTCATGGGGTTCAAGTCACACTGACTATTTTGCCCTTTCTCTGTTGGATTGATGAGATCAATCTCTGCATTATTAATGATGGCTCTCCAACCCGCAGGGTTTCACCTTCTCAGAATCCCAAAAGTGCGGTTGATCTCGCCTTATGTTCTCCGTGTCTGGCTCCTCTCCTTTCTTGGAACATCTTACATAACTCCCATGGTAGTGACCATTTTCCTATCATCATCTCTATCCCTGACAAAGTAATTCCACCCCAAAAATTTTCCCCATCTCTTAAATATAGATTACTTGATGCAAATTGGCTTAAATATTCTTCGTGTctagataaaaaaattgctgagTTTCCAGTCACTAATCATTTTAATGCAGTAGATATGATTACTTGTGCTGACAACAACTTCCCTTTAAAAAAACCTGGTTTAAATAAGATTTCAAGTCCTTGGTGGGAGTGCACTGCTGcaggtaaagaaaggaaattagcggaaaaaaattacattagaaACATGTCTATGTcgaactttatttataataaaaaagtggCGGCCAAGGCTGCCcatttatttagaaaaatgaAGGTTGGATTAATTTTTGCCAGAATTTAAAACCTAGCACTCCATCCTCAAATGTCTGGGAACAAGTTATGGTTTCAGAAAGGGCAAGAGCTCCCTAGATAGCCTGGGTATCCTTACAACTGACATTAGAATAGCACTCCTCAGAAAAGAACATCTCTTGGGAGTTTTCCTTGACATAGAATCTGCATATGATAACGTTTCACTTCCTCTACTCAGGAGTAAACTCAACCAGCTGAGTATCCCCGTGAAGTTATCTCGTTTCATATGTAACATGTTGATGGAGAGAACCATCACTATTAAAGGTCCATCCTCTTACCTCCCTCCTAAGTCAGTTTGGAAAGGTTTAACTCAAGGCTCAGTCCTTAGTCCCCTTCTATATAATCTGTATACCCACGACATCAATACTACCGTAACACCTTTCTGTCAGATattgcaatatgcagatgacattgTCCTGTATTCTTCTGTCAAGTCTATACAAGATTCatctaatcatttaaataatgccCTTGATTATCTTGCTGAATACTTAATGCAATATGGACTATCTCTATCAACATCTAAAAGCAAAGTAGTTTTATTCACAAATAACAGAATTCTTCatcctattaaaattaaaatctactattaatataatgttgAACTACCAGTTGTTCATAATGTTAAGTTTCTAGGTATTTGGTTAGATCACAAATTATCAGGTATCAAGCATTTTGATTGTGTCACAGAAAtgtgagaaaaatattaatattcttcgCTCATTGTCTGGTGGGGAGCTCACCCCTTAACTCAATAACTATTATACAATGCCATAATTCGCACACATTTAGATTATggcacaatttttttaatcccAGGAAACAAAGCAGGTCTGAATTAATTGGACAGAATTCAGGCTAAATGTTTACGCATAGTATTGGGAGCTATGAAATCCAGTCCTATTAATGCAATGCAAGTAGAATGTGTGGATCCTCCCCTCTCACTACGTAGACAATTCCTtgccaataaatttttcttttaactaGCTGGCTGCCGAGCTCATCCCTTACTCCAAAAATTAGAACAATTATCTGTtttatacaatgataataatattgtacctgaAGACAAAAGACCTTGCGTGATAAATAGTTACCTTTTATTTTCTCAGCTCTCTAACCCTCTCTTTCAATATTCTAAATTGCCTTTATTTTCTGTGCCTTTCAATGCTCTTACTTTCCAACCCTCAGTAATTTTAGACTTAGGTGTTGATAAGTTTTCTATAGaagcaaataatttttttctcataTAATGGACTGAGATTTTCGACATTGGTATAAAATCTACACGGATGCTTCAAAAACAGACATGAGTCCGGTTGGGGCTGCAGTATGGATTCCCTCAACAAGAATTATACTGAGTTACAGCTGCCCACCTACCACTTCTGTGTTTACAGGGGAATCAATCGCCATACTTGAAGCTATTCTATTTGTTAAGTctcacaacatgaacaattctattatcctTTCAGACTCTAAAAGTTGCCTCCAATCAATTCTCTCAATTCCGTTTAAGTCAAAAAGTCAGTTTCCCATTATtctcaaaataagagaaactttgaaagagtgctatgaactcaaaattaacatagttttagcttggattccaggtcacatgggcatctctggtaatgaaaatgcagatttatggagaactccaaccagaaattcctcaaaaaccttggttgcgggggtggccaaccaacgggcaaaaaccttaaccaatacgaggtcgctccaagaagtctatgaacaccccaggaatgttctgaacttctggaaggagctgggctggttggagtaaccggccattactgcacgcaaaatggacacatgctagtggtttaattgcggaaacaggagcccctataccataccataccttGGTTCTCAAAATGTAGGATACATAGTAAAACAATAATCTCGACTATATGCCGCTTACGTTTAAACCACGCCTGCACTCCAGTTTTTCTGGCTAAACTTAGAATAAGAGATCATTCCCTATGTGATTGTGGCCTTGATGATGGAAGCATGGATCATTTGTTCTTCAGTTGTCCCTTAATGCAATCTTCTCTGTACAATTATATACCTGCTGAAGTCATCCGTCCAACCTCcattaaatgtctcctctccctagtttacactccttttgtaaatattttgtgtaaatatattaaaataaataagattaagttgtaaatatcattaggtacttatattaattaataatttaagtaattctaTCTGTGTAAGTCCTTTATAGTGTAATAGcatgtttattatttgtttcagatattataagaaaataaaactttatgtaatcttaACACGGATCATTACCGTTAAACTTGGAGACACATACTCATAGCTTGGTAGTCTACTTTAACGTGATACTGGCAAATCTGCGGTgtgtcttccacagaagccacagtaggaagaatagaatagaattgtaggttctatacataataatatagaacagtattttatttattatgcacagaacaatgtctgtcgagtcagctagtagtGTATAAATAAACACGTACTAATGTTTTTTCACTtctaagttttaataattatgaaagtgTGTCTTGTGTTAAAATGTGTTGAGCAAGTGATTATTTAactgtataatatgtatatcataattatatttaaatagcaaTATACAGGCATACTCTAGTGGTTAATATCCTTGACCTAGCTAAGGGCCTGGGTTTCAAGACCTGGTAGATGCAAACACTTACAAgatgaatatgatttttttttgcggATGAATTCTATTATGTTTCagtatgtatataatttaaacaatatagtCTATTCtagatacttttatttttaaacttgcCATAATATAATGTCTGCAGCTTTCACATAAATATGATAAATTAGCTAAGTCTTTATTTATGTTCTTTTAGATAGCCCAggttaagtatgtatataattttaacaatatagTCTATTCtagatacttttatttttaaacttgcCATTATATAATGTCTGCAGCTTTCACATAAATATGATAAATTAGCTAAGTCTCTATTTATGTTCTTTTAGATAGCCCAGGTTCCAAGCCGAAATGAGCCAGATGTTCTTggtgaaataaattatgaatacaTCTTGAAGCATTTAGAAAGCTCTGGTTACAAAGACTGGGTTGCATTGGAGTACAAACCTGCAGGGAACACCAAGGAAGGATTGAAATGGATTACAAAATATGGATATACTTTGTAATTCTTTTGATGTGTTTGTGAATTTTGGAGGGGTatagaggaaaataaaactgttatgttaaattacaattttattacctatattttacaaagtaagaTTGAGAGTATACTAGTTACTGTCACTATTCTTTCAGCAGTATTTATATACTTAGCAATTATGTGTTCTTGATTGTTATTAAACAGAATAAGCCATTTATAacatataaatgataaaatacatagcataaaattatttatgtaatttaatttaaagaaataactaGTAAGTCATAAGTATGTATGTCTACTAAAGAGTCATATTTTTAGTCCTTTTTGTAGAATTTTTGTACCCAATAATGTTTCTTTACACCATCTAATGACAATCTATACTTGCCTGTGGTTTGCAGGAGCTGCAAAGAAAATGCCtattttaacacaaaataattattaacattggTTTAGGTTTACAGTTTTAGGGTTTTTCAGCTATGAAGTTTTTTCTAGCTTTATTTATGActcccagtttctttgaaacgGACAATTTGGCTTTCATCATCAATTGATGATCTATGAGACCAAGTATTCCGATACAAAGTGAGCATTAAGGGGAGTGCTCTCAAAGAGTGGATACTGTCATCTGCATAATTTGCATGTTGGACacatccaacatatcattgatatgtagaagaaacTGTCTCTGTCCTTTTGTTGAAGGAAGTACCCAATATATCTTGGTTGGGGGAGGGATGGCTGGTTCTTGACACTAACCGATGTGAAACATGGTGACACTATACTGCAATTTTAAGCCGGTTTTTTGTGTGAGTGAGTCTGTCGTCATAGGAGAGATTGTGTGAGTGAGTCTGTCGTAATAGGAGAGATTGTGTGAGCGAGTCTGTCGTCATAGGAGAGAGACTGCTACATTGAAAAGGTTTTAGTGGCCTTAAAAGTGTTGTTAGCAACACTTTTAAGAATGGGACTCCCATTACTCTTTTTACGGCCTGGGCGACGTGGTTTTCTATTTTCATAATAGATTTCAATCTATttccaaaaacaataaagtGTATTTGATACCAAATCAAGCGAGCATCTGTGCTCGGTGCAGAATGTTTATTCTGAAATGGATTGAAATTCTTGGCTTCAGCATCTTTCCTAGACCTAATTGGTCTAAGAAGATGAAACACAAATTATGGGAAAGgaaattgattttaaaaaaggTTTCAACATGCTTGATGTCCTCTCAGtacatctaaaataaaaataatatttaaacttacatGAGAAATGAGATCTCTAGCACCCTCTGACACAAAGGACGGGTAACTAAGGTCTAACGCCAATATCCTTTCTTTTGTTCTGTCTTGCGCTTCACTCTCAAACGGTGGTTGCCCCACCAAGAACTCGTACAACAAGATACCTAAACACCACTGGTCCACTGTTACATCATATACTTCCCTTTTTATCATTTCTGGTGGTAGATAGTCCAGAGTACCACACATTGTTTTTCTCCTACAATAAAATGAATGTTATAACAAATTAACCATTTATTCCTGTAATTATTTATTGGAATGTgttttactattaatataatagatatatgAAAACAGCAAACAGAGAATAACTCTCAGCATCAGAGATCATCTAAGAGAACAATCACTTAATATTTGGATGATCATTTAAGTCATTACCTATATAGTTATCACTCTGCCAAAAAACATGCTCCAGTTAAAATCATTCTATGTTACAAAAACTATCAGTTTCTTATTTTTACCTGACTGCCAGAAGGAGGGTTATATGTTTcaagataatatatacatatagatagtataaatgtatgtatgtataattgtTTGGCACACTTGGCAGCTAAAGGGCTTCATGGATTTTAGCTTCAGGGGTGTCGTTAGAATTATATTTCCTATGGTTCTCTAGtcacacattaaaataataaaaacacaatggCAGATTTTCATTGCCAATTTCAATGTTAGGCATGCTCGCCTGAACCATTGATGGATTTTAGCTTGAGAGGTGTTTAGATTCCTATTTCCTGTGACAGTGACACTaggtatatcaaaataaataaataaaaaacaaaatggtggATTTTTGGCGCCAATTTCAATGCTTGGCACTTACGTATGATGGGTGACATGATTGATTTTAACTTCAAGGGATAGGGTTTTGGAGACTTTCTATACTTATAATGGTACAGGTTATATTAATCATAGGAGCTTTAAAATGCCCACATCAAATTAAACTGGAATCACCGAGATAGGATGTTTATTCTTTAGTTAATTTCACATTCATGAATGCCTACTATAAGGTCAGGGAAAGTCTTTTTGCATATGTAGAGCATATGCAACACaatttactaataaaatttgttacttTATGGACCAAAAGCAGTGTGAGTAAGAGTAGCACAAAGTTTGTTTAAGTGTTTTCCATCTGGTAATTTTGGTGTTAAAGATGCACTTTGGCCACCCTGTCACTGCTAAAATGGAGgccatttttgaaaaaataaaacaagattaATGACACAGCTGAATGACTGGGAAAACTATTTTGAACCATTTGAAAAGAGCTTGGTAAACACAATGTTTGATATTTTAGTGCCATACAAGCTCACTGAATCTAATGAGTGATGTACTCTTTTTACCAAAAGGCACTTTGGCTGGGAGGTGTTAAAGCATCCACCACATAGCCCTGACATTTCAACTTCAGATTTTCACCTGTTTGTCCCTTCAGAATTCCTTACTGAGTGTATGATTTACATCAAATGCAAAATGGAGCCAACTAAGTGGTCTAATTGTGGTAACAGAAAGGGGGCTCCTTTACCATGCCATGATTAACATCAAGAGCTACCAAAACTACTTgcagccttttttttatatggatcaTGAAACTAACTTCAGGATAGCAATGGTCCTCAAATAAAAAGGCACAAAActgtaaataaacttaaaaaaaaatgtcttgagttttcatatcattttatatgaagaattttttttctccaacttataattaatcataaaaaaattgatttaatgTTGGTTTTACTTTTCCGAAGGTGCATGCACTGACCACCCAAAGTCAGCTAATTTTAAATCTCCATTCAATGCTAATAATATATTCTCTGGTTTTATATCCCTGTGTATAACATGATGTTTGTGACAATATTCAACTGCATCTGCCACCTACAAATAAGAACTAattattttcatgaatttatatatatatagaattatGTAATTGCCATAACAatgcttaaatatatttatgtgcaAACAGTAAAGTTTATTGTctcagtaaatatattattaaatattaaatcatatttttttttataacacacataatataaactacaattttcatttatattatacca
Coding sequences within it:
- the LOC126970532 gene encoding aurora kinase B-like; translated protein: MYSALEDEVKEIETKILNHEAYAKPYKWSPRDFELGVPLGQGKFGRVHVAREKKTGILVAIKALFKSQIQQSRCERQVLREIEIQSHLKHPHILRLLTWFHDEKRIFLVLEFAAGGELYKQITSAPNHRLTESVAAKYIYQVADAVEYCHKHHVIHRDIKPENILLALNGDLKLADFGWSVHAPSEKRKTMCGTLDYLPPEMIKREVYDVTVDQWCLGILLYEFLVGQPPFESEAQDRTKERILALDLSYPSFVSEGARDLISHLLQTTGKYRLSLDGVKKHYWVQKFYKKD